The following proteins are co-located in the Trichormus variabilis 0441 genome:
- a CDS encoding putative bifunctional diguanylate cyclase/phosphodiesterase has protein sequence MQLNQKLYLYSTLDNFRLLNKNYTAKIMLVAFLGTHIPLLTLLFSFVISNSYSWEMTIRVLVIALFATLIGTVVTLYALHHLLIPVNLTSATLRDYLNNKTLPNLPTEFVDEAGTLMADTSQTLHKLDELIDYISNYDKLTGLPNRELLRERVNQALSQQYSQKMVAVMVLGIDDFTGISHALEHEQSNLLLRAVGQRLTSCLAQKDILAHLSGDEFAIARVEIPSIESIVKLSQLLLSALNKPFTIKGDQIHITASIGITINQPDNLHDVDQLLQQAHVALYQAKQQGRSQHQFYSPEINAQLQERLALENELHGALQRNEIVVYYQPIIDLQTQQITAVEALVRWQHPTRGLVSPAKFIPIAEANGLIVEIGEWVLRTACLQNRAWQLAGLPPIRMSVNLSARQFEESNLVELVGEIIQESGLHPSYLELEVTESSLMADIQRSVTILKQLRELGVWLALDDFGTGYSSLNYLKRFPVNMLKIDRSFVQDVCSNPDSAAVTNAIIALAKSLQLKITAEGIETQQQLSYLQKRGCQEGQGYYFGIPAPANEITEILQPEEAKEAMLYDRPGVIAV, from the coding sequence ATGCAGTTAAATCAGAAGCTCTACTTATACTCAACCCTAGATAATTTTCGATTACTCAACAAAAATTACACCGCCAAAATTATGTTGGTGGCGTTTTTAGGGACTCACATCCCGCTTTTAACTTTACTCTTCAGTTTCGTCATTTCTAATTCTTACTCTTGGGAGATGACAATTAGAGTTTTGGTTATTGCTTTATTCGCTACGTTAATTGGTACGGTTGTTACCCTTTATGCACTTCACCATCTGCTTATTCCCGTCAATTTGACATCCGCTACCCTGCGAGACTACCTCAATAACAAAACCTTACCCAATCTGCCTACAGAATTTGTGGATGAAGCGGGTACTCTCATGGCAGATACATCCCAAACTCTCCACAAATTAGACGAGTTGATTGACTATATCAGCAATTATGACAAACTTACAGGCTTGCCTAATCGGGAGCTATTGCGGGAACGTGTTAATCAGGCTTTATCCCAGCAGTACAGCCAAAAAATGGTAGCTGTAATGGTATTGGGAATTGATGATTTTACTGGCATAAGTCATGCTTTAGAACATGAGCAATCCAATTTACTATTAAGAGCTGTAGGCCAGCGTTTGACCAGTTGTTTAGCTCAGAAGGACATTTTAGCTCATTTAAGTGGAGATGAATTTGCGATCGCCAGGGTAGAAATTCCTTCAATTGAAAGTATCGTTAAGCTTTCACAACTGCTATTATCTGCGCTCAATAAACCTTTCACTATCAAAGGTGACCAGATTCACATCACAGCTAGCATCGGCATCACAATTAATCAACCAGATAATCTTCATGATGTAGATCAACTTTTGCAGCAGGCTCATGTAGCTTTGTATCAAGCCAAGCAACAAGGGCGTAGCCAACACCAGTTCTATTCGCCAGAGATTAACGCCCAACTGCAAGAACGATTAGCCTTAGAGAATGAACTACATGGAGCATTACAGCGAAATGAAATAGTGGTTTATTACCAACCCATCATCGATTTACAGACTCAGCAAATCACAGCCGTTGAAGCATTAGTACGCTGGCAACATCCTACACGAGGTTTAGTATCTCCCGCCAAGTTTATTCCCATTGCTGAAGCCAACGGCTTGATTGTGGAAATTGGCGAATGGGTATTACGCACTGCTTGTCTGCAAAACCGCGCTTGGCAACTTGCAGGACTTCCACCAATACGGATGTCAGTAAACCTATCAGCTCGACAGTTTGAAGAATCAAATTTAGTAGAGCTTGTCGGTGAAATCATACAGGAGAGTGGTCTGCATCCATCATATCTGGAACTGGAAGTCACTGAAAGTTCTTTAATGGCAGACATTCAGCGCTCAGTAACAATACTCAAACAGTTACGAGAATTAGGTGTATGGTTAGCTTTAGATGACTTTGGTACTGGTTACTCTTCTCTCAACTATCTGAAGCGCTTTCCCGTAAATATGCTGAAAATTGATCGGTCATTTGTGCAGGATGTATGTTCTAATCCTGATAGTGCTGCGGTGACTAACGCTATTATTGCCCTAGCAAAAAGCTTACAATTAAAAATTACAGCCGAGGGAATCGAAACCCAACAACAGCTTAGTTATTTACAAAAGCGTGGGTGTCAAGAAGGTCAGGGATATTACTTTGGTATCCCTGCGCCTGCAAACGAAATTACGGAAATATTGCAACCAGAAGAGGCGAAAGAGGCAATGCTCTACGATAGGCCAGGGGTCATTGCAGTCTAA
- a CDS encoding aldo/keto reductase, whose amino-acid sequence MDISRRYLLKVVSASGLGVAGVFASQGLAKQALAQNQPTSPQMKKGEMLYRQLGRTGEQISVIGLGGHHIGRPKDEQEGIRLVRTALDRGINFMDNSWDYHNGGSEIRMGKALRDGYRQKAFLMTKIDGRTKAAAAKQIDESLKRLQTDRIDLLQHHEVIRMEDPDRIFAPGGAMEAVVEAQKAGKIRYIGFTGHKDPLVHLRMLEVANQNNFRFDAVQMPLNVMDAHFRSFERQVLPRLVQDGIGVLGMKSMGDQKILNSNVVKPIECLHYAMNLPTSTVITGIESMPILEQAFEAVRTFTPMSQEQVRALLNRTRQAALKGEYELFKTTSQFDSTAKNPEWLG is encoded by the coding sequence GTGGATATTAGCAGACGATATTTACTAAAGGTAGTTTCTGCTTCTGGTTTAGGTGTAGCTGGGGTGTTTGCTTCACAAGGTTTAGCTAAACAAGCGTTAGCGCAAAATCAGCCTACTTCACCTCAGATGAAAAAAGGTGAGATGCTCTACAGACAGCTAGGACGCACCGGAGAACAAATATCTGTGATTGGTTTGGGTGGTCATCATATTGGTAGACCAAAAGATGAGCAAGAGGGTATTAGGCTCGTCCGTACTGCTCTTGATCGCGGCATTAATTTTATGGACAATAGTTGGGACTACCATAACGGCGGTAGTGAAATCCGCATGGGTAAAGCCTTGCGGGATGGTTATCGTCAAAAAGCTTTTCTGATGACTAAAATCGACGGTCGGACAAAAGCGGCGGCTGCTAAACAAATTGATGAATCTTTAAAACGGTTGCAAACAGACCGTATTGATTTGTTGCAGCATCATGAGGTTATTCGCATGGAAGACCCAGACCGGATTTTTGCTCCTGGTGGTGCGATGGAAGCAGTTGTGGAAGCACAAAAGGCTGGCAAGATTCGCTACATCGGTTTTACTGGACACAAAGACCCTTTAGTACACCTGAGAATGTTGGAAGTTGCCAATCAAAATAACTTCCGTTTTGATGCGGTACAGATGCCGTTAAATGTGATGGATGCTCATTTTCGCAGTTTTGAGAGGCAAGTTTTACCTAGACTGGTGCAAGATGGGATTGGTGTACTGGGAATGAAATCAATGGGCGACCAAAAAATTCTTAATAGTAATGTCGTTAAACCAATTGAATGTCTGCATTACGCCATGAATCTGCCAACTTCAACGGTGATTACAGGCATTGAGAGTATGCCCATTTTAGAGCAGGCTTTCGAGGCGGTACGCACTTTTACACCCATGAGCCAGGAACAAGTTAGAGCGCTGCTAAATCGGACTCGCCAAGCAGCTCTCAAAGGTGAGTATGAACTGTTTAAAACCACTAGTCAATTTGACAGTACAGCCAAAAATCCTGAGTGGTTAGGATAG
- the cls gene encoding cardiolipin synthase: MVSFIKNTIYLLSYLRNVGWSISLITFPWLAIPLYWILGRTKFHGYSEAIRSVYTQHYQFVRQTYIEITKFQVAVPAKLEPLQLLAEACIGIPFTSGNNAKLLINGQQTYAAMLSAIASANSYILLQSYIIIDDKAGNEFKDALIAKAKQGVRVYLIYDEIGSNKISHLYIKSLQKYDIQVSAFHTTKGRGNRFQLNFRNHRKILVVDGRTAFIGGLNISDEYLGKNPRLSPWRDTHMMLQGPTVQSLQGCFLQDWYWATRQVIDVNWQVQPNYESDYTALVFPTGPADKLKACKLFFVNTINQAQTRLWIATPYFVPDDSTLTALKLAALRGVDVRIILPNRPDHLLVYLCSFSYYTEMKAMNIQLYRYKRGFMHQKVILIDEEMAGVGTVNLDNRSFFLNFEVMGFVANSQFVKSVEEMLQADFAAAVPVNFSDYERKSFWFKLAVRISSLLKPLL; the protein is encoded by the coding sequence ATGGTGTCATTCATCAAAAATACCATTTATCTCCTCTCTTACCTGCGGAATGTGGGTTGGAGTATTTCGTTAATAACTTTTCCCTGGCTGGCTATTCCTTTATATTGGATTTTAGGCAGAACTAAGTTTCATGGATATTCTGAAGCCATCCGCTCAGTTTACACCCAACATTATCAATTTGTTCGTCAAACTTACATTGAAATTACAAAATTTCAGGTGGCAGTTCCGGCAAAATTGGAACCATTACAACTACTAGCTGAAGCCTGTATTGGTATTCCTTTTACATCTGGTAATAATGCCAAATTATTAATTAATGGTCAGCAAACCTATGCAGCCATGTTGAGTGCGATCGCATCTGCCAATAGTTATATTTTGCTGCAATCCTACATTATTATTGATGACAAAGCTGGGAATGAGTTTAAAGATGCTCTAATTGCCAAGGCAAAGCAAGGAGTAAGAGTTTATTTAATTTATGATGAAATTGGTTCTAATAAAATCTCTCACCTTTATATTAAATCTCTGCAAAAATATGATATTCAAGTGAGTGCATTTCATACTACCAAAGGCAGAGGAAATCGTTTTCAATTAAATTTTCGCAACCATCGCAAAATTTTAGTAGTTGATGGGAGAACGGCGTTTATTGGTGGTTTGAATATTAGTGATGAATATCTGGGTAAAAATCCCCGCTTGAGTCCTTGGCGTGATACCCACATGATGTTACAAGGCCCCACTGTCCAAAGTCTGCAAGGATGTTTTTTACAAGATTGGTATTGGGCGACTCGTCAAGTTATCGATGTAAACTGGCAAGTGCAACCCAATTATGAAAGCGATTACACAGCGTTGGTATTTCCTACTGGACCCGCAGATAAGTTGAAAGCTTGTAAACTGTTTTTCGTCAACACCATCAATCAAGCACAAACTCGTCTCTGGATTGCTACTCCCTATTTTGTGCCGGATGATTCCACTTTGACAGCCTTGAAATTGGCAGCACTACGCGGTGTAGATGTGCGGATTATTTTACCCAATCGACCGGATCATTTACTTGTGTATTTGTGTTCCTTTTCTTATTACACAGAGATGAAGGCAATGAATATTCAATTATATAGATATAAACGTGGATTCATGCACCAGAAGGTGATACTCATCGACGAAGAAATGGCAGGTGTAGGAACGGTTAATTTAGATAATCGCTCATTTTTTCTCAACTTTGAAGTTATGGGTTTTGTTGCCAATTCTCAATTTGTTAAAAGTGTCGAGGAAATGTTACAAGCTGATTTTGCGGCTGCTGTGCCTGTGAATTTTTCGGATTATGAGAGAAAATCTTTTTGGTTTAAGTTAGCTGTGAGAATATCTAGTTTGTTAAAACCTTTGTTGTGA
- a CDS encoding IS1634-like element ISAva4 family transposase produces MTPSVSEIRVQDIDHCGIVAGIIDQMCLVEQINQILGTHQQEIVSPGQAIKAMILNGLGLLSAPLYLFEKFFVGKATEHLLGEGIKAEHLNDDRLGRVLDKLYEAGLTQVFVTVALAAAEKFGVKHESLHLDSSSFHVHGEYANNSTANEASPGQIKIIKGYSRDHRPDLKQFIVDLMCSGDGDIPLYLRVADGNEADSAMFAQILKEFHQQWEIDALFVADAALYSQDNLKQMDSLRWISRVPATLTTAQMLMENISQEAFVDSAMTGYRIAECGCDYAGVKQRWLVVESEARTESDLKQLEKRLIKQLEQAQSQLRQLSQQEFACAADALQAAKCFETQQRFHQLAHLEVIEHKRHAKSGRPRKDAQPRQSHYQIRATVVANEVAIATEKQRAGRFILATNVLDTYQLSNDDLLQEYKAQQSTERGFRFLKDPLFFTSSVFLNSPQRVAALAMVMGLCLLVYSLGQRTLRQALAQAKQTINNQLGKPTASPTLRWVFQCFMSIHLVTLSGFEYIANLTDERRWILQFFGAPCRKYYLLT; encoded by the coding sequence ATGACACCATCAGTATCAGAAATAAGAGTACAAGATATTGACCACTGCGGCATAGTGGCAGGGATAATAGACCAAATGTGTTTGGTAGAACAAATCAACCAAATACTAGGAACACACCAGCAAGAAATAGTCAGTCCAGGTCAAGCAATTAAAGCGATGATCCTCAACGGATTGGGGCTGTTAAGTGCGCCACTATACTTATTTGAGAAGTTTTTTGTTGGCAAAGCCACAGAACATTTACTAGGGGAAGGTATAAAAGCAGAACATTTAAATGATGACCGATTAGGCAGAGTCTTGGACAAACTGTATGAAGCCGGGTTAACACAAGTATTTGTGACAGTAGCATTGGCAGCAGCAGAGAAGTTTGGAGTGAAACACGAAAGTTTACACCTAGACTCAAGCTCGTTTCATGTACATGGAGAATATGCAAACAACTCAACAGCAAATGAAGCTTCCCCTGGACAGATAAAAATTATCAAAGGATACTCAAGAGATCACCGACCAGACCTCAAACAGTTTATTGTAGATTTGATGTGCAGTGGGGATGGGGATATTCCTCTGTACCTGCGAGTTGCAGATGGTAATGAAGCCGATTCGGCGATGTTTGCTCAAATCTTGAAAGAATTTCATCAACAATGGGAAATAGATGCGCTATTTGTGGCGGATGCAGCGCTGTATAGCCAAGACAATCTCAAACAAATGGATTCTTTGCGATGGATATCACGAGTTCCCGCAACACTGACGACAGCCCAAATGCTAATGGAGAATATAAGTCAGGAAGCTTTTGTTGATAGTGCAATGACAGGCTATCGGATAGCAGAGTGTGGCTGCGATTACGCTGGAGTCAAACAGCGTTGGCTGGTGGTGGAAAGTGAAGCTCGCACGGAGTCTGATTTAAAGCAACTCGAAAAACGTCTCATCAAGCAACTAGAGCAAGCGCAATCTCAACTACGGCAGTTATCACAACAAGAATTTGCTTGTGCCGCAGATGCGCTACAAGCAGCAAAGTGTTTTGAGACTCAGCAACGCTTTCATCAACTTGCCCATTTGGAAGTTATCGAACACAAACGCCACGCCAAATCCGGCAGACCGCGCAAAGATGCTCAACCACGACAGTCTCATTATCAAATTCGCGCTACTGTTGTCGCCAACGAGGTAGCCATTGCTACTGAAAAACAACGTGCTGGACGATTTATTCTGGCTACCAATGTCCTGGATACTTACCAATTGAGCAATGATGACTTACTCCAGGAATACAAAGCCCAGCAATCGACTGAGCGCGGTTTTCGTTTTCTCAAAGACCCTTTATTTTTTACCAGTAGCGTTTTCCTTAACTCTCCACAACGAGTTGCTGCTTTAGCAATGGTCATGGGTCTGTGTTTGTTAGTTTACTCCTTGGGACAACGGACTTTACGCCAAGCTCTTGCTCAAGCAAAACAGACTATCAATAATCAGTTGGGTAAACCTACTGCTTCTCCTACTTTGCGATGGGTATTTCAATGTTTCATGTCGATTCATCTAGTTACTCTTTCCGGCTTTGAGTACATTGCTAATCTTACTGATGAGCGTCGATGGATTCTTCAATTTTTTGGTGCGCCTTGCCGAAAATATTATCTTCTTACCTGA
- a CDS encoding endonuclease/exonuclease/phosphatase family protein, translated as MPDIKEHAVILARQFLPYYRFRRTQESTIDSGQGLQTELNSNSIKVLNWNIAKNNFEKFWFQDFFKILRLYQPDLIFLQEVRMGVNVEQIMGFTNMNWAYAPNFIDAHHQTYSGILTAAKISAIDKKVIMTKHHEPVFKTPKVSLISEYSLSHNQQTLLTINSHLINFVDLDKFKAQLHELELAISTHRGPIIFAGDFNTWSRKRVVLVEKTVIRLGLREAHFAPEENKKIKRFLLSPPLDYIFYRGLSEKPASAKVLDEICSSDHKPLLAEFTYVDT; from the coding sequence ATGCCTGACATCAAAGAACACGCAGTTATTCTTGCCAGACAATTTCTGCCTTATTACAGATTTAGGCGTACGCAAGAATCAACTATTGATAGTGGTCAGGGATTACAAACAGAACTAAACAGTAATTCTATTAAAGTTTTAAATTGGAATATTGCTAAAAATAACTTTGAGAAATTTTGGTTTCAAGACTTTTTTAAAATCCTTAGGCTGTACCAGCCAGACCTCATATTTCTACAAGAAGTCCGGATGGGTGTGAATGTGGAACAGATTATGGGCTTTACAAACATGAATTGGGCTTATGCACCTAATTTTATCGATGCTCATCATCAAACTTATTCAGGTATTTTGACTGCGGCTAAAATTAGTGCGATCGATAAAAAAGTTATCATGACAAAACACCATGAGCCTGTGTTTAAAACTCCCAAGGTTTCACTGATTAGTGAATACTCCTTATCTCATAACCAACAGACACTTTTAACTATTAATAGTCATCTGATCAATTTTGTTGATTTAGATAAATTTAAAGCCCAACTACACGAATTAGAGTTAGCTATATCCACCCATAGGGGACCGATTATATTTGCTGGGGATTTCAATACCTGGAGTCGTAAACGAGTAGTCCTTGTAGAGAAAACTGTAATTAGATTGGGTTTAAGAGAAGCACATTTTGCACCTGAAGAAAACAAGAAGATTAAAAGGTTTCTTTTGTCACCCCCCCTAGACTATATTTTTTATCGTGGCTTGAGTGAAAAACCAGCTAGTGCTAAGGTTTTAGATGAAATTTGTTCATCCGATCACAAACCTTTACTGGCAGAATTTACTTATGTCGATACATAA
- a CDS encoding alpha/beta fold hydrolase produces the protein MSVTQETWTHEYIITNGVRLHYVTQGTGRLMLMLHGFPECWYSWRHQIPEFAQHYQVVAVDLRGYNDSDKPKEQSAYVMDELIKDVAGLIKELGHEKCILVGHDWGGAIAWSFAYAYPDMLEKLIILNLPHPAKFIQGLYTPQQLLRSWYIFFFQIPALPELLLKSTDYQAIPNTIQTTAVNKNAFTPDDLNTYRNAAAKPGALTAMLNYYRNIFSHSFFNKSWGVLNVPTLLIWGENDTALGKGLTYDTSTYVKDLQVKYIPACGHWVQQEKPELVNQYMRNFLMI, from the coding sequence ATGTCCGTTACCCAAGAAACTTGGACGCATGAATACATCATTACTAATGGCGTAAGACTACACTACGTGACTCAAGGAACCGGAAGATTGATGTTGATGTTACACGGCTTTCCTGAGTGTTGGTATTCCTGGCGACATCAAATCCCGGAATTTGCCCAACATTATCAAGTTGTTGCTGTGGACTTACGTGGCTACAACGATAGTGATAAGCCAAAAGAGCAATCCGCCTATGTCATGGATGAGCTTATCAAAGATGTGGCAGGACTCATTAAAGAATTAGGACATGAGAAGTGTATCCTAGTTGGTCATGATTGGGGTGGTGCGATCGCTTGGTCATTTGCATACGCCTACCCCGATATGCTAGAGAAATTAATCATTCTCAACTTACCCCACCCAGCCAAGTTTATTCAAGGTCTATACACTCCTCAACAGTTATTACGTAGTTGGTATATCTTCTTTTTTCAAATCCCTGCATTGCCTGAATTACTACTCAAATCTACAGATTATCAAGCAATTCCCAACACTATTCAAACCACAGCAGTTAATAAAAACGCCTTTACTCCAGATGACCTCAATACTTATAGAAATGCAGCTGCAAAACCAGGTGCGCTCACAGCCATGTTGAATTATTACCGTAACATTTTTTCCCACTCTTTTTTTAATAAAAGCTGGGGTGTTTTGAATGTGCCGACACTATTGATTTGGGGAGAGAATGATACTGCTCTCGGTAAAGGACTCACCTATGACACATCAACCTATGTCAAAGACCTGCAAGTTAAGTATATTCCCGCTTGTGGACACTGGGTACAACAAGAAAAGCCAGAATTAGTTAATCAGTATATGCGGAATTTTCTGATGATATAA
- a CDS encoding pentapeptide repeat-containing protein, producing MKLKLFAALALATPLFLANSVTAGNPQDLQRLLSTGECNGCNLTGMNLSGAHLIGADLRGANLTGANLSGANLEGADLTNANLKKANLTSAYLTNVNFKKANLNGANLTRAHVIDSNVYGASMDNLTITDAEIYNTAIGIGGEEAQNIPDWD from the coding sequence ATGAAACTTAAGCTATTCGCGGCCCTTGCCTTAGCAACTCCCCTATTTTTGGCTAACTCAGTAACAGCTGGGAATCCGCAAGATCTACAAAGGTTATTATCAACTGGGGAATGTAACGGGTGTAATCTAACAGGCATGAACCTCAGTGGCGCTCATTTAATTGGTGCTGACTTACGAGGAGCAAATTTAACAGGTGCTAACCTTTCTGGCGCTAACCTCGAAGGTGCTGACTTAACTAACGCCAACTTAAAAAAAGCTAACTTAACTTCAGCCTACCTAACCAACGTCAATTTCAAAAAAGCTAACCTCAATGGGGCAAACTTGACTCGCGCCCATGTGATCGACTCTAATGTGTACGGTGCATCAATGGATAATCTCACCATCACCGATGCGGAAATTTATAATACTGCGATCGGTATTGGTGGTGAAGAAGCCCAAAATATTCCTGATTGGGATTAG
- a CDS encoding ABC transporter permease, whose product MASQKSLIWGKKFKTSQLQILLADSLTIFWGDWLDLRVRVAQVAASGLISPLIYILAFGLGLGSSIRPGSAISGNYNNYLEFILPGMVALSSMTISFGGTTFSICGDRLFTKTFEELLLTPIHPLALQLGKMLAGVVRGLMTSGSVILVALIITRNWNFLHPLFLLLLILNCAVFAGLGVIVGLSVRSLESVGLYNNFVIIPMSFLGATFFDPSTLPTAFQVVVYLFPLTYASTGLRAAANLPLSQFPWYSIPVLLVIAIALSLWGASKFAHQQD is encoded by the coding sequence GTGGCATCTCAAAAATCCTTAATCTGGGGCAAAAAGTTTAAAACCTCACAACTGCAAATCCTGTTAGCTGATAGTCTGACTATCTTTTGGGGAGATTGGTTAGATTTACGGGTACGCGTAGCCCAAGTAGCTGCATCTGGATTAATCTCACCACTAATATATATTTTGGCTTTTGGTTTAGGGCTGGGTAGCTCAATTAGGCCAGGTTCCGCCATCAGTGGCAATTACAATAACTATTTAGAATTCATCTTGCCCGGTATGGTAGCCCTATCTTCCATGACCATCAGCTTTGGTGGCACAACATTCTCAATTTGTGGAGATAGATTATTTACCAAAACCTTTGAAGAACTATTACTCACGCCCATACATCCCTTAGCACTGCAACTGGGTAAAATGCTGGCTGGAGTTGTGCGAGGTTTAATGACTTCCGGTTCAGTGATATTGGTAGCCCTAATCATCACTAGGAATTGGAATTTTCTTCATCCCCTGTTTTTGCTGTTGTTGATATTAAATTGTGCAGTATTTGCAGGTTTGGGTGTAATTGTGGGATTATCAGTGCGATCGCTCGAATCGGTAGGACTGTACAACAACTTCGTCATTATCCCTATGTCCTTTTTGGGTGCAACCTTCTTCGACCCCAGTACCTTACCAACAGCATTCCAAGTCGTCGTTTATTTATTCCCTTTAACTTATGCCAGTACGGGGCTACGCGCAGCCGCCAACTTGCCCTTATCTCAATTCCCTTGGTATAGCATACCTGTCTTACTAGTCATAGCGATCGCTCTTTCTCTTTGGGGTGCTTCTAAATTTGCCCACCAACAAGACTAA
- a CDS encoding GNAT family N-acetyltransferase, whose product MLIRPATPADVPAVLPMVAKICAVHESWDADKYGFLPQPEKRYQRWLTRLANQEGSVFLVAENRGQLVAFVAATVEQEIPIYRTKEFGFIHDIWVEPEYRQQGIAKQIVELTIERFRQMGVEQIRLDTAAINEAARKLFISCGFRLSTMEMLITL is encoded by the coding sequence ATGCTGATTCGCCCTGCAACGCCAGCTGATGTCCCTGCTGTTTTACCAATGGTCGCCAAAATTTGTGCTGTGCATGAATCTTGGGATGCTGACAAGTATGGTTTTTTACCACAGCCTGAAAAGCGCTATCAAAGATGGTTGACCAGATTAGCGAATCAAGAAGGCAGTGTGTTTCTGGTAGCTGAAAACCGAGGACAACTAGTAGCTTTTGTTGCGGCGACAGTCGAGCAAGAAATACCAATTTATCGGACAAAAGAATTTGGATTTATTCACGATATTTGGGTTGAACCAGAATATCGCCAACAAGGTATCGCCAAACAAATAGTAGAGCTAACCATTGAACGCTTTCGGCAAATGGGAGTAGAGCAAATTCGCCTAGACACCGCAGCCATCAACGAAGCAGCCAGAAAATTGTTTATATCTTGTGGTTTTCGTCTCAGTACAATGGAAATGTTGATAACTTTGTGA